A window from Thermodesulfobacteriota bacterium encodes these proteins:
- a CDS encoding molybdopterin-dependent oxidoreductase — MSQDKKGGIKRRDFLKIIGVAGGTAAVTGACSNPAEQIIPYVIPPEGIIPGVPNWYASTCRECPAGCGIIVKNREGRAIKVEGNPKNPINMGGSCAEGQAMLQGLYNPDRTRSPLVRNDLGRLEPLGWDEAQKTLAEKIEEVRKKGGSGRIVFLSDHNEGTLGNLIDDWMSAVGGKHLTYEVYSYEPLKEANRIVFGIDKIPTYNIDKTKYLLSFGADFLETWLSPTLYSRQFSEMHAYKDKSMGKFVHVDPRAGLTGVNADEWVSIKPGTEAVLALGIANVIVSEGMSANGGGGFAGLLGAYSPEKVSSVTDVPVDTIKELAKEFSSMQPSLAIGGGIANTSTNATETLVAINILNYVAGNVGQTIDFGNTLTLSKASSFKEISSLVESMSNGEVDVLFIYNVNPVFTLPKALGFEDALGKVPYTVSFSSFMDETTEKADLILPDNTTIESWGDFIPDGRVHGLIQPVMNPVFNTKSTGDVILAVTAQLEGLKGRYTQVSYYDYLRDSWKQVWTGVTGGGDFEAFWNTALENGGIYRETTPVQVSAPGNVSGITFSEPEFKGDGDFYFIAYPSYKYYDGRGANKPWLQELPDAVTTGVWDSWVEMHPDTAKKLGVKLGDFVRIESPDGTIETQAYVYEGIRPDTLAVMIGQGHTSYGRYAKDRGVNPISILPVSTDKITGGFAWLTTKVKASGTGRSAQFVQTQYTTTQHDRDVAQMVTLTELEHGLHHEAHEEPDFYPPVEYARYQWGMSIDLQKCTGCGACITACYAENNIPFVGKELVAKRRDMAWLRIDRFFEKSDNKSGFEIRFLPMLCQQCNNAPCEPVCPVFATYHNPEGLNGMIYNRCVGTRYCSNNCTYSVRKFNWFTYKLPEPLNWQFNPDVTVRDKGVMEKCTFCIQRINYAKDQAKDKGRDVLDGEFQVACQQSCASGAIEFGNLKDPESRVSKLSHDERGYRVLDQLNTKPNITYLKKVKWDKA; from the coding sequence ATGTCTCAAGATAAAAAGGGCGGAATCAAGAGAAGGGATTTTCTGAAGATCATCGGAGTTGCCGGGGGAACGGCTGCCGTAACTGGCGCATGTTCCAACCCGGCCGAGCAGATCATCCCTTACGTCATACCGCCCGAAGGGATAATCCCCGGAGTCCCCAACTGGTATGCAAGCACATGCCGCGAGTGTCCGGCGGGGTGCGGCATAATCGTGAAGAACCGTGAGGGGAGGGCGATAAAGGTCGAGGGGAATCCGAAGAATCCGATAAACATGGGCGGGAGCTGCGCCGAGGGACAGGCCATGCTCCAGGGTCTTTACAACCCCGACCGCACGAGGTCTCCTCTCGTCAGGAACGACCTCGGGAGACTCGAGCCTCTTGGGTGGGACGAAGCCCAGAAGACTCTTGCCGAAAAGATAGAGGAAGTCAGAAAGAAGGGCGGCAGCGGAAGGATAGTATTCCTCTCCGATCATAACGAAGGTACGCTGGGGAACCTGATCGACGACTGGATGTCGGCGGTGGGAGGAAAACACCTCACGTACGAAGTTTACTCATACGAGCCGCTCAAAGAAGCGAACCGTATCGTGTTCGGAATTGATAAAATACCAACATATAATATCGATAAAACTAAGTACCTCCTCTCGTTCGGGGCTGATTTCCTGGAGACATGGCTGTCGCCGACCCTCTACTCGAGGCAGTTCAGCGAGATGCACGCTTATAAGGATAAATCCATGGGGAAGTTCGTCCACGTGGACCCGAGAGCGGGGCTTACAGGAGTGAACGCCGACGAATGGGTCTCGATAAAACCGGGCACTGAAGCGGTACTTGCGCTCGGCATAGCGAACGTCATAGTGAGCGAAGGCATGTCCGCAAACGGCGGAGGCGGTTTCGCCGGACTGCTCGGCGCATATTCGCCCGAGAAAGTTTCTTCGGTCACGGATGTCCCGGTCGATACTATCAAGGAGTTAGCGAAGGAATTCTCGTCCATGCAGCCGAGCCTCGCTATCGGCGGGGGAATCGCCAATACATCGACAAATGCAACCGAAACTCTGGTTGCGATAAATATCCTGAATTATGTCGCCGGCAACGTCGGCCAGACGATCGATTTCGGCAATACTCTCACTCTCTCAAAAGCGAGCTCTTTCAAGGAGATATCGTCCCTCGTCGAATCGATGTCAAACGGGGAGGTCGACGTCTTATTTATATATAATGTAAACCCCGTCTTCACGCTTCCGAAGGCTCTCGGTTTCGAGGACGCCCTCGGCAAGGTGCCTTACACGGTGAGCTTCTCGAGCTTCATGGACGAGACGACCGAGAAGGCTGATCTCATACTCCCCGATAACACGACGATCGAATCCTGGGGGGACTTCATCCCCGACGGCAGGGTCCACGGGCTAATTCAGCCGGTGATGAACCCTGTCTTCAACACGAAGAGCACCGGGGACGTGATACTCGCCGTAACCGCGCAGCTCGAAGGGTTGAAAGGCAGGTATACGCAGGTTTCATATTACGATTATCTCAGGGATTCATGGAAGCAGGTCTGGACGGGCGTCACGGGAGGCGGGGATTTCGAAGCCTTCTGGAACACTGCGCTCGAGAACGGCGGCATATACAGGGAAACGACGCCCGTGCAGGTATCCGCGCCGGGGAATGTTTCCGGCATAACTTTCTCAGAGCCCGAGTTCAAGGGCGACGGCGATTTTTACTTCATTGCTTACCCCTCCTACAAGTACTACGACGGCAGGGGTGCCAACAAGCCCTGGCTCCAGGAGCTGCCTGACGCCGTCACCACCGGGGTCTGGGATTCGTGGGTCGAGATGCACCCGGATACGGCCAAAAAACTCGGGGTCAAGCTCGGAGACTTCGTCAGGATAGAATCGCCTGACGGGACGATAGAGACACAGGCTTATGTTTATGAAGGTATAAGACCGGATACGCTCGCCGTTATGATCGGGCAGGGACATACGAGCTACGGCAGATACGCGAAAGACAGGGGCGTGAATCCGATTTCTATCCTGCCTGTTTCCACGGACAAAATTACAGGAGGCTTCGCGTGGCTTACTACGAAGGTAAAGGCCTCGGGTACGGGCAGGAGCGCACAGTTCGTACAGACTCAGTACACGACAACCCAGCATGACAGGGACGTTGCGCAGATGGTAACGCTCACCGAGCTCGAGCACGGCCTCCATCACGAGGCGCACGAGGAGCCCGATTTCTATCCGCCCGTGGAATATGCGAGATACCAGTGGGGCATGTCCATAGACCTCCAGAAGTGCACTGGGTGCGGCGCCTGTATCACCGCCTGCTACGCGGAGAACAATATACCGTTCGTCGGCAAGGAGCTCGTGGCGAAAAGACGCGATATGGCATGGCTAAGGATCGACAGGTTCTTCGAAAAATCGGACAACAAATCCGGGTTCGAGATAAGGTTCCTCCCGATGCTCTGCCAGCAGTGCAATAACGCTCCGTGCGAGCCCGTATGCCCGGTATTCGCGACTTACCATAACCCCGAAGGGTTAAACGGAATGATATATAACAGGTGCGTGGGGACGAGGTACTGCTCCAACAACTGCACCTACAGTGTGAGGAAATTCAACTGGTTCACCTACAAGCTCCCCGAGCCTCTCAACTGGCAATTCAACCCTGACGTCACAGTCAGGGACAAGGGCGTCATGGAGAAATGTACTTTCTGCATCCAGAGGATCAATTACGCAAAGGACCAGGCAAAGGACAAGGGAAGGGACGTGCTCGACGGAGAGTTCCAGGTCGCTTGCCAGCAGTCATGCGCATCGGGCGCGATTGAATTCGGGAACCTGAAAGACCCGGAGTCCAGGGTGTCGAAGCTTTCACACGATGAAAGGGGGTACAGGGTGCTCGATCAGCTCAACACGAAGCCGAATATTACGTATCTAAAAAAAGTGAAATGGGATAAGGCGTAA
- the nrfD gene encoding NrfD/PsrC family molybdoenzyme membrane anchor subunit encodes MSEHNSLTYAKVNEDVIRMLDKPTVKWLALFLPVLGVVGFGLFCFIYQVYTGLGVAGYRHPVFWGVYITDFVFWVGIAHSGTLISAILYLFRASFRVSIYRIAEAMTVFAVLTAGLFPIIHLGRPWFFYWLFPYPNQRELWVNFKSPLLWDVFAVSTYLTVSSVFFFVGMIPDIAAIRDKVKEVPRKIAYTILSLGWKGSNWEWLHYSRAYLYFAAFATPLVLSVHSVVSWDFAMADLPGWHTTIFAPYFVAGAIFSGLGMVITLTIPIRKIFALEDYITLDNYDGMAKMIILTSLIVGYAYGTEFFMAWYSGSPAEWGQFYYRATGDYALFYWIMVVCNVLIPIPLWFKSVRRNIKALFIISIFINIGMWFERFNIIVISLSQGFEPGAWGIYKVSWVEMGITAGSFAWFFMFFLLFIKTLPAISIAELKEILPVPKKEAKHHG; translated from the coding sequence ATGAGTGAACATAATTCATTAACTTATGCGAAAGTCAACGAAGATGTAATACGGATGCTCGATAAGCCGACCGTCAAATGGCTTGCGCTTTTCCTGCCGGTTCTAGGGGTTGTAGGCTTCGGGCTTTTCTGCTTCATCTATCAGGTGTATACGGGTCTTGGGGTCGCGGGATACAGACACCCCGTGTTCTGGGGCGTTTACATTACGGACTTCGTTTTCTGGGTCGGTATCGCCCACTCCGGGACATTGATCTCGGCGATACTATATCTCTTCAGGGCGAGCTTCAGGGTGTCCATATACAGGATAGCGGAGGCGATGACGGTTTTCGCAGTTCTGACCGCCGGGCTCTTTCCCATCATACATCTGGGGCGTCCGTGGTTCTTCTACTGGCTCTTCCCTTACCCGAACCAGCGGGAATTATGGGTGAATTTCAAATCCCCGCTCCTGTGGGACGTGTTCGCCGTCAGCACATACCTTACGGTAAGCTCCGTATTCTTCTTTGTCGGAATGATCCCCGACATAGCCGCGATAAGGGACAAGGTAAAAGAGGTTCCCCGCAAGATCGCATACACGATCCTCTCGCTCGGGTGGAAGGGGTCCAACTGGGAATGGCTCCATTATTCGAGAGCCTATCTCTATTTCGCCGCGTTCGCCACGCCACTGGTCCTCTCGGTGCACAGCGTCGTATCCTGGGACTTCGCCATGGCCGACCTGCCCGGGTGGCACACTACGATCTTCGCCCCCTATTTCGTGGCCGGAGCTATATTCTCGGGGCTCGGCATGGTCATAACGCTCACGATTCCGATAAGAAAGATCTTCGCGCTCGAGGATTACATAACGCTCGACAATTACGACGGCATGGCGAAGATGATAATACTGACCTCGCTGATCGTGGGGTATGCGTACGGCACGGAGTTCTTCATGGCCTGGTACAGCGGAAGCCCTGCAGAGTGGGGACAGTTCTATTACAGGGCCACGGGCGATTATGCGCTCTTTTACTGGATAATGGTCGTTTGCAACGTGCTGATACCGATCCCGCTATGGTTCAAGAGCGTGAGGAGAAATATAAAGGCTCTGTTCATTATATCGATCTTCATAAACATAGGCATGTGGTTTGAAAGGTTCAATATCATAGTGATCTCGCTCTCCCAGGGTTTCGAGCCGGGCGCGTGGGGAATATATAAAGTCTCCTGGGTCGAAATGGGTATTACGGCGGGCAGCTTCGCCTGGTTCTTCATGTTCTTCCTCCTTTTTATAAAGACGCTGCCGGCTATTTCTATCGCGGAGTTAAAGGAAATTTTGCCTGTACCGAAAAAGGAGGCAAAACACCATGGATAA
- a CDS encoding DUF3341 domain-containing protein, with translation MDKQGVLGIFSYVDLTVKAVKKLKDEGFRNLRVFSPVPNHEIEDAVGEPESIVRFFTLFGAMLGTACGVGFTVLTSSDWPIPVSAKPVVSIPPYIVIMFELTILIGSLSTLLGLLINSRLRRNAPRTMYDPRFTDDKFGVMVTCGKDKIKKVEEILNSQGAEEVKFDGV, from the coding sequence ATGGATAAGCAGGGTGTACTGGGGATATTCTCTTACGTCGATCTCACGGTCAAGGCAGTAAAAAAACTAAAAGACGAGGGGTTCAGGAACCTCCGCGTTTTTTCTCCGGTGCCAAATCATGAGATAGAAGACGCAGTCGGGGAGCCCGAAAGCATAGTGCGCTTTTTCACCCTCTTCGGCGCAATGCTGGGCACTGCTTGCGGCGTCGGTTTCACGGTCCTTACATCGTCCGACTGGCCGATCCCCGTAAGCGCGAAGCCGGTCGTATCGATACCTCCATATATAGTGATAATGTTCGAGCTCACGATTCTGATCGGCTCGCTATCGACGCTCCTCGGGCTTCTCATCAATTCCCGTCTCAGACGGAACGCCCCGAGGACCATGTACGATCCGAGATTCACGGACGATAAGTTCGGCGTGATGGTGACGTGCGGCAAGGACAAGATTAAGAAGGTCGAAGAAATACTAAATTCCCAGGGGGCCGAAGAAGTAAAGTTCGACGGCGTTTAA
- a CDS encoding cytochrome c, with amino-acid sequence MKNMKYYAALMILLSFVGATGAGAFPWNFDMWLQPSIQPYEEPIAYPELSVSTTGLRLEPLPRERYESMTVNPVPATAESLKHGEQLFNTYCFVCHGKEGKGDGPVIKRGFYPMNLTNPAVIARTNGYIYAYIRYGGKVMMPSYRESITSEGAWDVVNYVRKLQGNPNTEPAKPQNGNTAEETAQ; translated from the coding sequence GTGAAGAATATGAAATATTATGCGGCGTTAATGATCTTATTGAGCTTCGTAGGAGCTACGGGAGCCGGCGCATTTCCGTGGAATTTCGATATGTGGCTTCAGCCCTCGATACAGCCCTATGAAGAGCCGATCGCTTACCCCGAGCTCTCGGTCTCGACTACGGGTCTCAGGCTCGAACCGCTTCCGAGAGAGCGGTACGAGAGCATGACGGTGAATCCCGTGCCCGCAACGGCGGAGTCGCTCAAGCACGGTGAGCAGCTCTTCAATACTTACTGTTTCGTCTGCCACGGCAAAGAGGGCAAGGGGGACGGGCCCGTAATAAAGCGGGGGTTCTATCCGATGAACCTCACGAACCCTGCCGTTATCGCCAGGACCAACGGTTACATATACGCCTACATCAGATACGGCGGGAAGGTCATGATGCCAAGCTACCGCGAGAGCATAACCTCGGAAGGCGCATGGGACGTCGTGAATTATGTAAGGAAGCTGCAGGGAAATCCGAATACAGAACCGGCTAAACCCCAGAACGGGAATACAGCAGAGGAGACCGCTCAGTAA
- a CDS encoding enoyl-CoA hydratase-related protein codes for MAKKPPASAKKENGAKPAKKKTGLKFEYVLYEKKDRIARVTINRPEVRNALNSEVREELAIAIEDAWLDDDIGVIVLTGAGGKAFSAGGDLSWIVDPEKKVDAKYMLVHYRLATAMRNCGKPIIARVDGYCVGGGNELNMLCDLTIASDTSVFAQAGPLVGSAPIWYGLQQLQHSVGDKKAREIVYLCNRYTAQEAMNMGWVNKVVPKEKLDEEVDAWCQSLLEKSRQSLRIAKLQINFISDMAHPQITHGLELARFFLKAPEMVEGATAFLEKRKPDFWGVD; via the coding sequence ATGGCTAAAAAACCGCCAGCTTCGGCAAAAAAAGAAAACGGTGCGAAACCCGCGAAAAAGAAAACCGGACTTAAATTCGAATACGTCCTCTATGAAAAGAAAGACAGGATAGCCCGCGTGACCATCAACCGCCCCGAGGTGCGTAACGCCCTTAACTCGGAAGTGCGGGAGGAGCTCGCGATCGCTATAGAGGACGCCTGGCTCGATGACGATATAGGCGTGATCGTTCTCACAGGCGCCGGAGGCAAGGCGTTTTCAGCGGGAGGGGATCTCTCATGGATTGTCGACCCCGAGAAGAAGGTCGACGCTAAATACATGCTCGTCCATTACAGGCTGGCAACCGCAATGCGCAACTGCGGGAAGCCTATCATAGCTCGGGTCGACGGTTACTGCGTCGGGGGCGGGAACGAGCTCAACATGCTCTGCGACCTGACCATAGCCTCCGACACGTCGGTATTCGCTCAGGCAGGCCCCCTCGTGGGCAGCGCGCCTATATGGTACGGGCTCCAGCAGCTCCAGCACTCGGTCGGAGACAAGAAGGCGAGGGAGATCGTATACCTCTGCAACAGGTACACGGCTCAGGAAGCGATGAACATGGGCTGGGTCAATAAAGTCGTGCCCAAGGAAAAGCTCGACGAAGAAGTGGACGCCTGGTGTCAGAGCCTCCTTGAGAAGAGCAGGCAGTCCCTCAGGATCGCGAAGCTGCAGATAAATTTCATATCCGATATGGCGCACCCCCAGATCACCCACGGGCTCGAGCTCGCGAGGTTCTTCCTCAAGGCGCCCGAGATGGTCGAAGGCGCGACCGCGTTCCTGGAGAAGAGGAAGCCCGATTTCTGGGGCGTGGATTGA
- the gldC gene encoding gliding motility protein GldC has translation MSREAEIKLLIKLDDKGVPEEMCWSASDSGIDGFVPCDSLMLSVWDRSEKNTMSVDLWTNAMQVGEMNAHFYYTLMKMADTYGRATGSQELSDMIRNFAGEFARKVGEFAVKSG, from the coding sequence ATGTCCAGAGAGGCTGAAATAAAATTGCTGATAAAGCTCGACGACAAGGGCGTGCCGGAAGAGATGTGCTGGAGCGCGAGCGATTCCGGCATCGACGGCTTCGTGCCGTGTGATTCGCTCATGCTGTCGGTGTGGGACCGGTCCGAGAAGAATACGATGAGCGTAGATCTCTGGACTAACGCTATGCAGGTGGGTGAGATGAACGCCCACTTCTATTACACGCTCATGAAGATGGCCGATACGTACGGGAGAGCGACCGGGAGTCAGGAGCTGTCTGACATGATAAGGAATTTCGCCGGAGAATTCGCCAGGAAAGTCGGAGAATTCGCGGTGAAGTCCGGCTGA
- a CDS encoding LLM class F420-dependent oxidoreductase, whose protein sequence is MPRIDFGVMLRQQKIGFDDIRKTAELCDGLGYHSVWFYDHILGMGGLDLDIFESWTLMSALSTVTSRVRFGTMVLCNSFRPPSLLAKMASTLDVISGGRLEFAIGAGWFEPEYRAYGYDFPDTVTRIKQLSEAVRIIKAMWTEEKPSFDGEYYRISDAYCNPKPVQKPHPPVMIGGGGEKHLLRVVAELADEWNCPANHSLSYDRKMEALRGHCKAVGRNPDDIRISQQTVCVLAKDKAELSEKLPKAQMRYGFFGDVERLGIVGTPEQCIRKIEENEKKGITKYTIFFSDIMNHATLKFFAREVLSAF, encoded by the coding sequence ATGCCCAGAATAGATTTCGGAGTGATGCTGCGACAGCAGAAGATCGGATTCGACGATATACGCAAAACCGCCGAGCTATGCGACGGGCTCGGCTACCACTCCGTCTGGTTCTACGACCACATACTCGGCATGGGGGGCCTCGACCTCGACATCTTCGAATCGTGGACTCTCATGTCGGCGCTCTCGACCGTTACTTCGAGAGTGAGGTTCGGCACGATGGTGCTCTGCAACTCCTTCAGGCCTCCGTCTCTCCTCGCCAAGATGGCGTCCACACTCGACGTGATAAGCGGCGGGAGGCTCGAGTTCGCGATAGGCGCCGGCTGGTTCGAGCCCGAATACAGGGCTTACGGATACGATTTCCCTGACACCGTGACCAGAATAAAGCAGCTGTCCGAAGCCGTGAGAATCATAAAAGCTATGTGGACGGAAGAGAAACCCAGCTTCGATGGTGAGTATTACAGAATCAGCGACGCTTACTGTAACCCGAAGCCCGTCCAGAAGCCGCACCCTCCGGTGATGATCGGCGGGGGCGGCGAAAAACACCTTCTGAGGGTGGTGGCCGAGCTCGCGGACGAGTGGAACTGCCCGGCTAACCACTCACTGTCATATGATAGAAAAATGGAAGCGCTCAGAGGCCACTGCAAAGCGGTCGGCAGAAACCCAGACGACATCAGGATATCCCAGCAGACGGTTTGCGTCCTCGCGAAGGACAAGGCCGAGCTCTCGGAAAAGCTCCCAAAGGCCCAGATGAGGTACGGGTTTTTCGGGGACGTTGAAAGATTAGGCATAGTCGGAACGCCCGAGCAGTGCATAAGGAAGATAGAAGAGAACGAGAAGAAGGGAATTACGAAATATACGATCTTCTTCTCGGACATCATGAACCACGCTACTCTTAAATTCTTCGCGCGCGAGGTCCTTTCGGCTTTCTGA
- a CDS encoding peptidylprolyl isomerase has translation MKKSFINLFSCAASARLRPAAVVLFAVLLVPAMFLSAACKQEGSKQAEVENQKSEAKGGNPVVIMSTSKGDIKIELFKDKAPITVENFLSYVNDGFYNGTIFHRVIPNFMIQGGGFTPDFSQKPTKPPIKNEAKNGLKNERGTLAMARTQVIDSATSQFFINLVDNSFLDNGARDYGYAVFGKVIDGMDVVDEIAAVNTGTRGMYGDVPQEDVVITSVKVVEQ, from the coding sequence ATGAAAAAAAGTTTCATTAATTTATTCTCGTGCGCTGCATCCGCCCGGTTGCGTCCGGCAGCGGTCGTTTTATTCGCCGTACTACTGGTACCCGCAATGTTTCTGAGCGCGGCATGCAAGCAGGAGGGCTCGAAGCAGGCGGAAGTCGAGAATCAAAAAAGCGAAGCAAAAGGAGGCAATCCAGTGGTTATAATGTCGACATCCAAAGGGGACATCAAAATTGAGCTGTTTAAAGACAAGGCTCCCATAACGGTCGAGAATTTTCTCTCGTACGTGAACGACGGGTTTTATAACGGGACGATATTTCATCGCGTGATACCGAATTTCATGATCCAGGGCGGGGGATTCACTCCCGACTTCAGTCAGAAGCCGACCAAGCCTCCGATAAAGAACGAAGCCAAGAACGGGCTCAAGAACGAAAGGGGCACGCTCGCTATGGCGAGGACTCAGGTCATCGACAGCGCTACGTCGCAGTTCTTTATCAATCTCGTCGACAACAGCTTCCTCGACAACGGGGCCAGGGATTACGGCTACGCGGTGTTCGGCAAGGTGATAGACGGCATGGACGTCGTGGACGAGATTGCTGCGGTAAATACGGGTACTAGGGGCATGTACGGGGACGTCCCTCAGGAAGACGTCGTGATAACATCCGTCAAGGTCGTCGAGCAATAG
- a CDS encoding ribonuclease HII: MSPPDLVIEKRIWAKGKTPAGVDEAGRGPLAGPVVAAAVILPEAFSIPGLDDSKKLTHFQRVTILEQVVSSAVAFAVGIVSHEEIDNINILRASLLAMEIAVNKLERMPDFLLIDGNQKTSLPIPQETVIKGDSRCCSIAAASIVAKVRRDEIMDRYHEQFPEYNFRSHKGYPTREHLEAIRKYGPCPIHRRTFRGVLDPEKREIL, translated from the coding sequence ATGAGTCCACCCGACCTCGTAATCGAAAAAAGGATCTGGGCAAAGGGCAAAACACCCGCCGGCGTCGACGAAGCGGGGAGAGGGCCTCTCGCGGGCCCTGTGGTCGCGGCAGCCGTAATACTACCCGAAGCGTTCAGCATCCCCGGCCTCGACGATTCGAAAAAGCTGACACACTTTCAGAGAGTGACGATACTCGAGCAAGTAGTATCTTCCGCCGTTGCTTTCGCCGTCGGCATAGTCAGCCATGAGGAAATCGACAATATCAATATTCTCAGGGCTTCTCTCCTCGCGATGGAGATAGCGGTCAATAAACTCGAGAGGATGCCCGACTTCCTGCTGATAGACGGCAATCAGAAGACATCACTCCCCATCCCTCAGGAGACGGTTATCAAGGGAGACTCCAGGTGCTGTTCGATCGCCGCTGCTTCGATAGTGGCCAAGGTCAGAAGGGACGAGATTATGGACAGATACCACGAGCAATTCCCCGAATACAATTTCAGGTCGCACAAGGGCTACCCCACGAGGGAGCACCTCGAAGCGATAAGGAAATACGGCCCATGCCCTATACACAGAAGGACATTCAGGGGAGTGCTTGATCCCGAAAAGCGGGAAATCCTGTAA
- the dapA gene encoding 4-hydroxy-tetrahydrodipicolinate synthase gives MIHGSLVAIVTPFKNGRIDEDALKKLIEFQIESGTHGIVPCGTTGESPTLSHEEHEYVIELTVKAVRKRVPVVAGTGSNSTKEAIRLTRFAEQIGADAALLVVPYYNKPTQEGLYLHFKQIASQVSIPIILYNIPGRSGVNMNPETIQRLARDCKNIVGVKEASGSLAQASKILYLCGKDFLLYSGEDALNFPLMAIGARGFITVTANVAPRDVADLYDFFAKGEYEKARDMHYRLLPLNEALFLETNPIPVKAALSMMDRIAYEYRFPLCQMSEKNYQELRTALTDYGILS, from the coding sequence ATGATTCACGGCTCACTAGTCGCAATCGTCACCCCCTTTAAGAACGGCAGGATCGACGAAGACGCGCTCAAAAAGCTCATCGAATTCCAGATCGAAAGCGGCACCCACGGTATAGTACCATGCGGCACGACGGGCGAATCCCCGACGCTTTCGCACGAAGAGCACGAATACGTGATCGAGCTCACGGTCAAGGCGGTCAGGAAACGCGTCCCTGTAGTCGCCGGTACGGGCTCTAACAGCACGAAGGAAGCGATCAGGCTAACGAGGTTCGCCGAGCAGATAGGGGCCGACGCGGCCCTCCTCGTAGTGCCTTATTACAACAAGCCTACACAGGAGGGGCTTTATCTCCACTTCAAGCAGATAGCGTCACAGGTCAGCATCCCGATCATCCTATACAACATCCCAGGACGCTCGGGCGTCAATATGAACCCCGAAACAATACAGAGGCTCGCGAGGGACTGTAAGAATATCGTCGGCGTGAAGGAGGCTTCGGGCTCGCTCGCTCAGGCGAGCAAGATACTTTATCTCTGCGGAAAGGACTTCCTGCTCTATTCCGGAGAGGACGCGCTGAATTTCCCGCTCATGGCGATAGGCGCTAGAGGGTTCATCACCGTAACAGCCAACGTCGCGCCGAGAGACGTGGCCGACCTCTACGACTTCTTCGCAAAAGGGGAATACGAAAAAGCGAGGGACATGCACTACAGGCTCCTTCCCCTCAACGAAGCGCTATTTCTCGAAACGAACCCGATACCGGTTAAGGCCGCACTCAGCATGATGGACCGGATCGCTTATGAATACAGGTTCCCGCTCTGCCAGATGTCGGAAAAGAATTACCAGGAGTTGAGGACCGCGCTCACGGATTACGGCATATTGAGCTAG
- a CDS encoding aspartate-semialdehyde dehydrogenase has translation MKSNGYNVAIVGATGAVGEEMMSILRERSFPVKELRLLASERSEGKEVEYNGGTLTIKKLDGNSFGGIDIALFSAGASRSREFAPAAVEAGAVVVDNSSAFRMEEDIPLVVPEINPHAVGMYKKRGIIANPNCTTAVTIMALKPLHDLGRIRRVVASSYQAVSGAGAQAIEELRSQTLAWAHSKEIKARTFPHQIAFNLLPHIDSFLENGYTKEEMKLHNETRKILEDDTIAVTATTVRVPVFRAHSVSVNIETEKRITPREAREALSKFPGVKVVDEPQNLKYPMPIDAAGKDECLVGRIREDYTVPAGLSFWVVGDQLRKGAALNAIQIAELLIRDHI, from the coding sequence ATGAAGAGTAACGGTTATAACGTCGCGATAGTTGGAGCGACGGGAGCGGTCGGAGAAGAGATGATGAGCATACTCAGGGAAAGGAGCTTTCCCGTGAAAGAGCTCAGGCTCCTAGCGTCCGAGAGGTCCGAGGGGAAAGAGGTCGAATATAACGGCGGCACCTTAACAATAAAAAAACTGGACGGGAACTCATTCGGAGGAATAGACATAGCGCTCTTTTCCGCAGGGGCGTCGAGGAGCAGAGAATTCGCGCCTGCCGCTGTGGAGGCGGGGGCGGTCGTCGTCGATAACAGCTCCGCATTCCGGATGGAAGAAGACATACCGCTTGTAGTGCCGGAAATAAACCCTCACGCGGTCGGCATGTATAAGAAAAGGGGCATTATAGCCAACCCTAACTGCACGACCGCGGTCACTATCATGGCTCTCAAGCCGCTTCACGACCTGGGCAGGATCAGGAGAGTAGTCGCATCGAGCTACCAGGCTGTCTCGGGCGCAGGAGCACAGGCAATCGAGGAGCTCCGCAGTCAGACGCTCGCCTGGGCGCATTCCAAAGAAATAAAAGCGAGAACATTCCCCCACCAGATCGCGTTCAACCTCCTCCCCCACATCGACAGCTTCCTCGAGAACGGCTATACGAAAGAGGAGATGAAGCTCCATAACGAGACCCGCAAGATACTCGAAGACGACACAATAGCCGTAACCGCGACGACGGTAAGGGTGCCCGTGTTCAGGGCGCACTCGGTCTCAGTCAACATCGAGACGGAAAAGAGGATAACCCCCAGGGAGGCAAGGGAGGCCCTGAGTAAATTCCCCGGTGTCAAGGTGGTGGACGAGCCCCAGAACCTCAAATACCCGATGCCGATAGATGCGGCAGGCAAGGACGAATGCCTTGTGGGGAGGATAAGAGAAGATTATACCGTTCCCGCGGGGCTCAGCTTCTGGGTCGTGGGAGACCAGCTCAGGAAGGGAGCAGCGCTGAACGCGATTCAGATCGCGGAGCTCCTTATCAGGGACCATATCTGA